A portion of the Lysinibacillus timonensis genome contains these proteins:
- a CDS encoding type 1 glutamine amidotransferase domain-containing protein, giving the protein MAKVAFLLAGGFEDSEMKNPYEAVKGAGLEAIVVGLEKGAQCDGKKGTVSYTADLGVAEAKAEDFDAVIIPGGGAPEALRVNDDVIRFVKDINEQGKLIAGICHGPQVMISADVLKGKAATCYIGIRDDVKLAGADYRDEEVVVSENLITSRTPADEPAFIREILAKLA; this is encoded by the coding sequence TTGGCAAAGGTAGCATTTCTTTTAGCAGGTGGATTTGAAGATTCAGAAATGAAAAATCCGTATGAAGCGGTAAAAGGGGCGGGACTTGAGGCAATCGTCGTTGGCTTAGAAAAAGGGGCACAATGCGATGGTAAAAAAGGAACAGTTTCTTACACAGCGGATCTTGGAGTAGCTGAAGCAAAGGCAGAAGATTTTGATGCCGTAATTATTCCTGGTGGAGGCGCTCCAGAAGCATTACGTGTAAATGATGACGTAATTCGTTTTGTGAAGGACATCAATGAACAAGGTAAGTTGATTGCTGGCATATGTCACGGACCTCAAGTGATGATCAGTGCTGATGTATTAAAAGGAAAAGCGGCAACTTGCTACATTGGAATTCGAGATGATGTAAAACTAGCTGGTGCTGACTACCGTGACGAAGAAGTAGTCGTGAGTGAAAATCTAATTACATCACGTACCCCAGCAGACGAACCAGCATTTATTCGCGAAATTTTAGCAAAATTAGCATAA
- a CDS encoding amidohydrolase family protein, with amino-acid sequence MQKIFDSHFHIIDPKFPLEENQGFVPDYYTVSNYLSELNEMSIEVTGGVIVSGSYHGYHQDYFKEAISTLGNQFVGITQLPFDTTDEDILKLNDVGIKGIRFNLYRGLSATPKEIKELSERVFSLCNWKTELYMNLQTLDQELEELIFTLPKVSIDHLGMHKSPIDTLKKIVNADIPIRLTGFGRVEYERDEIRKLITILYNENPNSLIFGSDLPSTRAKYRFSFNDIQLVKETVSSEAQDRIFFKNGESWYLGK; translated from the coding sequence ATGCAAAAAATATTTGACTCTCATTTTCACATCATTGATCCAAAGTTTCCACTTGAAGAAAATCAAGGATTTGTTCCTGATTATTATACAGTGAGTAATTACTTAAGCGAATTAAATGAGATGTCGATTGAAGTAACAGGTGGGGTCATTGTGTCAGGCTCATACCATGGATATCATCAAGATTATTTTAAAGAAGCTATTTCTACGTTAGGTAATCAATTTGTAGGGATCACTCAGCTCCCATTCGATACAACCGATGAAGACATTTTAAAATTAAACGATGTCGGCATAAAGGGCATTCGATTTAATTTATATCGAGGATTATCTGCCACACCAAAAGAAATTAAAGAGCTGTCTGAGAGAGTTTTTAGTTTATGTAATTGGAAGACAGAGCTTTATATGAATTTACAAACATTGGATCAGGAATTAGAAGAGTTAATCTTCACATTACCAAAAGTGTCAATCGATCATCTTGGGATGCATAAGAGCCCTATTGATACATTGAAAAAAATCGTGAATGCTGATATCCCGATACGATTAACGGGCTTTGGTCGTGTTGAGTATGAACGTGATGAAATCAGAAAGTTAATTACGATTTTATATAACGAAAACCCAAATAGCCTTATATTTGGTAGTGATTTACCTTCTACTAGAGCTAAATATCGCTTCTCATTTAATGATATTCAATTAGTGAAAGAAACCGTTAGTAGTGAAGCACAAGATCGAATTTTCTTCAAAAATGGTGAAAGTTGGTATCTTGGTAAATAA
- a CDS encoding YcdB/YcdC domain-containing protein, translating into MKNIRKVGVLVLSSALSYGLFSSVANAQSPIVEQPERIAIEVDSSVSTVSKETLIKKLKTLFPNKFDYLSNNDFYVSNGHYFPEDERIRYDLSFHKTIKGRDLYGSIVFVGDNLELENFHFEPIDVADALFPTKVSKDEAEKIAVDFLKKMTNGTEYELDQNNRDYAYYSNQLITEPVRYEFSFVQKKNNIPVQDQRVQLSVLGNGEIVSFYRYTDNANKATFENANQVLSENEMLQKIKDHLAVSLKYQVNYDYRTGEESVALVYDPSILYGVNAITGDWQTARDFTNVVPTIDNIEKLAAQPLPAKQANITVEEAKKMAEQLLKIDSDKVKLSITSVEEVDYGNGQEVISVQFSYDWSRGGYGSSIEINKETGEIISYHDLKRDVLIENGESPTNKGNLSEQQALEEAINYLEEWVPSYLHNYAKPIDEPYFDETQGIYHFTFPRVVNGIAVVGQQIHVGVGTDGSLNSLNVNHQENLEWPSIENVISNEEAKTKFVDSLSLKLQYLNIGNNSKENHYHLVYTPIFNDEAYSYLDANTGEWNSIYSQSDTPVVTHATAEAELNYLVQNRILEIEDASTFNADQAMTNGEALKILVKSLSYFYEYETPSEEESTQTYANVGPDNPYYATVERAVRLGILESDESFNPEVKLTREQLTVWYIRALGLETAAKNHDIYELSFGDAANVKEEYIGYVALANALKLVSAENNQFNPKGEVTYADIAVSIFNLAQAIHESGNQYH; encoded by the coding sequence TTGAAGAATATTAGAAAAGTAGGAGTATTAGTATTATCATCGGCATTATCGTATGGCCTATTCTCATCTGTTGCGAATGCACAATCACCCATTGTGGAACAACCGGAAAGAATTGCCATTGAGGTTGATTCTTCCGTATCAACAGTCTCAAAAGAAACATTAATTAAAAAGCTCAAAACTCTATTTCCTAATAAGTTCGATTACTTATCAAATAATGATTTTTATGTGAGTAACGGACATTACTTCCCGGAAGATGAAAGAATTCGCTATGACTTAAGTTTCCATAAAACAATTAAGGGCAGAGATCTTTATGGTAGCATCGTATTTGTTGGTGATAATTTGGAACTTGAAAACTTCCATTTTGAACCGATTGATGTTGCAGATGCTTTATTCCCTACAAAGGTGTCAAAAGATGAAGCGGAGAAAATCGCTGTTGATTTCTTGAAAAAAATGACAAATGGAACTGAATATGAGTTGGATCAAAATAATCGCGATTACGCTTATTATTCCAATCAATTAATTACAGAGCCAGTTCGTTATGAGTTTTCATTTGTGCAAAAGAAAAATAACATCCCTGTACAAGACCAACGAGTTCAGCTATCTGTTCTAGGTAATGGTGAGATTGTCAGCTTCTATCGTTATACAGATAATGCTAATAAGGCGACATTTGAAAATGCGAATCAAGTCTTAAGTGAGAATGAAATGTTACAAAAAATTAAGGATCATCTAGCTGTTAGCTTAAAATACCAAGTTAACTATGATTATCGAACAGGGGAAGAATCCGTTGCGTTAGTGTATGATCCATCCATTCTTTATGGCGTAAATGCGATTACGGGTGATTGGCAAACAGCAAGAGATTTCACAAATGTTGTACCGACTATAGATAATATTGAAAAACTCGCTGCACAACCATTACCTGCAAAGCAAGCGAATATTACAGTTGAAGAAGCAAAAAAGATGGCAGAACAACTGTTGAAAATTGACTCAGACAAAGTAAAATTATCCATTACTTCGGTTGAAGAAGTAGATTATGGTAACGGACAAGAAGTAATAAGTGTTCAATTCTCGTATGATTGGTCTCGTGGAGGCTATGGATCTAGTATTGAAATCAATAAAGAAACGGGAGAAATTATCTCTTATCACGATTTAAAACGTGATGTCTTAATTGAAAATGGAGAAAGCCCAACGAACAAAGGAAATCTCTCTGAACAACAAGCATTAGAAGAAGCAATCAACTATTTAGAAGAATGGGTTCCTTCTTATTTACACAATTATGCAAAGCCAATTGATGAACCGTATTTTGATGAAACACAAGGGATTTATCATTTCACTTTCCCTCGAGTAGTGAATGGAATTGCCGTTGTAGGGCAACAAATTCATGTTGGTGTAGGGACTGATGGTTCATTAAATAGTTTAAATGTAAATCATCAAGAAAATTTGGAATGGCCATCTATTGAAAATGTTATTTCAAATGAAGAAGCAAAAACAAAATTTGTCGATTCATTAAGTTTAAAACTTCAATATTTAAATATAGGAAACAACTCAAAAGAAAATCATTATCATTTAGTATATACACCAATTTTTAATGATGAGGCATACAGTTATTTAGATGCAAATACAGGTGAATGGAATAGCATTTATAGTCAAAGTGACACACCAGTTGTGACGCACGCAACTGCTGAAGCGGAATTAAACTATCTCGTTCAAAACCGCATTTTAGAAATCGAGGATGCATCTACATTTAATGCGGACCAAGCTATGACAAATGGTGAAGCACTGAAAATATTAGTAAAGTCATTATCGTATTTCTATGAGTACGAAACACCGTCTGAAGAAGAGTCAACCCAAACATATGCAAATGTTGGTCCGGACAACCCTTACTATGCGACAGTAGAAAGAGCAGTTAGACTAGGTATCTTGGAGTCAGATGAGTCCTTTAATCCTGAGGTAAAACTTACTCGTGAACAGCTGACAGTTTGGTATATCCGCGCTTTAGGACTTGAAACAGCAGCGAAAAATCATGATATTTATGAATTATCATTTGGTGATGCTGCGAACGTTAAAGAAGAATATATAGGATATGTTGCGTTAGCGAATGCGTTAAAATTAGTAAGTGCTGAGAACAATCAGTTCAATCCAAAGGGCGAAGTAACTTATGCAGATATTGCAGTATCTATATTTAACTTAGCTCAAGCTATACATGAAAGTGGCAACCAATATCATTAA
- a CDS encoding GntR family transcriptional regulator, producing MSNYNTHIPKYVQIADSLRKKVDELYKEGQEKFLSDDELIKMFDVSRMTIRQAVQLLVEEGLLKRLQGKGTFIVRKDKLNTDIARLDTFFRGWYLENINVKLLYRGSVPCPEGIAKKLGVKPGEEVYQVKRLRLSENIPVVIDNRYLLKQYGEQITDEEYVNYSFSHLFLNKFNMSLSEGEIEIEAVLANEETSEILGVSVGSPILYRSVDLKVKEGCVLTGASSYRGDMYKYKSILSLE from the coding sequence ATGAGTAATTATAATACTCATATTCCAAAGTACGTCCAAATTGCAGATAGCTTAAGAAAAAAGGTAGATGAGCTGTACAAAGAAGGTCAAGAAAAGTTTTTAAGTGATGATGAGTTAATAAAAATGTTTGATGTTTCTAGAATGACGATACGCCAGGCAGTTCAATTGCTTGTAGAGGAAGGTCTGTTAAAACGACTTCAAGGAAAAGGTACATTTATAGTTCGAAAAGATAAATTAAATACCGATATTGCTAGATTAGATACATTTTTCCGAGGTTGGTATTTAGAAAACATTAATGTCAAGTTGCTGTATAGGGGTTCAGTTCCTTGTCCAGAAGGCATTGCTAAAAAATTGGGCGTAAAACCAGGGGAAGAAGTGTATCAGGTGAAACGGTTACGTCTTTCAGAAAATATCCCCGTTGTCATCGATAACCGATATCTCTTAAAACAATATGGTGAACAAATTACGGATGAAGAATATGTAAATTATTCTTTCTCGCATTTATTTCTCAATAAATTTAATATGTCCCTGTCAGAAGGAGAAATTGAAATAGAGGCAGTGCTTGCGAATGAAGAGACTTCTGAAATCCTTGGAGTTTCGGTAGGCTCACCTATTTTATATAGAAGTGTTGACTTGAAAGTAAAAGAAGGCTGTGTGTTAACAGGTGCTTCTTCCTATCGAGGAGATATGTACAAATACAAATCGATATTAAGTTTAGAATAA
- a CDS encoding cation-translocating P-type ATPase encodes MNVTNYYREPVQKVMKELNVTHQGLTDHEVKLRHEQYGYNILQEGERKSVFEMILEQFKDFLVLILIAAAIISVFLGEVQSSIVIIVVVILNAILGTVQQIKAEKSLDSLKEMAAPIARVQRNGQVIEIPSKEVVVGDILVLDAGDFISADGRIIESHSLQINESSLTGESLPIEKMTHVIREDDVALGDKTNMVFSGSFVTNGRGKVIVTSIGMNTEIGKIANLLDSAKEKRTPLQISLDAFGKRLALGIIFICLIIFGLDILRGRELVDSFMFAVSLAVAAIPEALSSIVTIVLAFGTQKMAKENAIVRKLHAVESLGSISVICSDKTGTLTQNKMTVQKLFLDGKMLEANQLHVHNELQHKFLRMAILCNDSITTADREIGDPTEVALVRLGNHYHFDALRVREENRRVGEIPFDSNRKLMSTVHRVGNQYIMITKGAVDVLIDKLIHIETSEGISTITKQQLDSIKKVNNTFSNRGLRVLAFAYKEVNSSKVKVEDEHGFTFIGLMAMMDPPRVESKQAVEDCIKAGIKPVMITGDHKVTASAIAKQIGILKDPSEAIEGKDIDNLSDRELRAKVENISVYARVSPEHKIRIVKAWQDKGNVVAMTGDGVNDGPALKQADIGVAMGIMGTEVAKDASSMILTDDNFSTIVKAVSNGRSLYANIKNAIMFLLSGNAGAIFVVLYATLFALPAPFAPVHLLFINLLTDSLPAIAIGLEPHNKKVMKEKPRNIHEPLLNKKFASQVGLEGLIIAAVTIIAFQMGLSTGDVTVASTMAFATLCLSRLFHGFNCRSNESIFKIGIFSNIAVWIAFLLGVALLNSVLIFGLFEVAALNQSQLLTIYGLAFVPFIIIQIDKLFFSK; translated from the coding sequence ATGAATGTGACAAACTATTATCGAGAACCTGTACAAAAGGTTATGAAAGAACTGAATGTAACACACCAAGGATTAACTGATCATGAAGTGAAACTTAGACACGAGCAATATGGGTATAACATATTGCAAGAGGGCGAACGGAAAAGCGTCTTCGAAATGATATTGGAACAGTTTAAAGATTTTTTAGTACTAATATTGATTGCAGCTGCAATTATCTCTGTCTTTCTTGGAGAAGTACAAAGTTCAATTGTCATCATAGTCGTCGTCATCTTAAATGCCATTTTAGGTACAGTCCAACAAATTAAGGCGGAAAAATCATTAGATAGTCTAAAAGAAATGGCTGCCCCTATTGCACGAGTACAACGAAATGGACAAGTAATTGAAATTCCGTCAAAAGAAGTTGTTGTCGGAGATATTTTGGTTTTAGATGCGGGTGATTTTATAAGTGCGGATGGCCGAATTATTGAAAGCCATAGCTTACAAATTAACGAAAGTTCGTTAACAGGAGAATCTCTTCCAATTGAAAAGATGACACATGTGATACGTGAAGATGATGTTGCACTTGGTGATAAGACGAATATGGTCTTTTCAGGAAGCTTTGTTACAAATGGGCGTGGAAAGGTAATTGTCACTTCTATTGGCATGAATACCGAAATTGGGAAGATTGCAAATTTACTAGATAGTGCTAAAGAAAAAAGAACTCCACTTCAAATTAGTCTAGATGCCTTTGGGAAACGTCTTGCACTAGGTATTATCTTTATCTGTCTCATTATTTTTGGATTAGATATTTTACGTGGACGTGAATTAGTCGATTCATTTATGTTTGCAGTTTCCTTAGCGGTTGCAGCCATTCCGGAGGCGTTAAGTTCAATCGTGACGATTGTTTTAGCATTTGGTACACAGAAAATGGCGAAGGAAAATGCCATCGTTCGAAAATTACATGCGGTTGAAAGTCTCGGTAGTATTTCGGTCATCTGTTCCGACAAAACAGGGACACTTACACAAAATAAAATGACCGTTCAAAAACTATTTTTAGATGGAAAAATGCTAGAGGCAAATCAATTACATGTACACAATGAACTTCAACATAAATTTTTACGGATGGCGATTTTGTGTAATGACTCGATTACGACTGCTGACAGAGAAATAGGAGACCCGACAGAAGTAGCATTAGTCCGTCTAGGGAATCACTATCATTTTGACGCACTCCGTGTACGTGAAGAAAACAGACGAGTTGGAGAAATTCCATTTGATTCGAATCGTAAGCTAATGAGTACGGTTCACAGGGTAGGAAATCAATATATCATGATTACAAAAGGTGCTGTAGATGTACTCATTGATAAATTGATTCATATTGAAACTTCCGAAGGGATTTCAACGATTACAAAACAACAGCTCGATTCCATTAAAAAAGTAAACAATACATTCTCCAACAGAGGGTTACGAGTACTTGCATTTGCTTATAAAGAAGTGAATTCATCTAAAGTTAAAGTTGAAGATGAACACGGATTTACTTTTATTGGGCTCATGGCGATGATGGACCCACCACGAGTCGAATCAAAGCAAGCGGTAGAAGATTGTATAAAAGCAGGCATTAAACCGGTCATGATTACAGGAGACCATAAAGTTACCGCATCGGCGATTGCAAAACAAATCGGTATTTTAAAAGATCCATCGGAAGCAATTGAAGGAAAAGACATTGACAATTTGTCAGATCGTGAATTGAGGGCAAAGGTTGAAAATATTTCTGTTTATGCGCGCGTCTCACCAGAACATAAAATTCGTATTGTGAAAGCTTGGCAAGATAAAGGAAACGTCGTCGCCATGACAGGAGATGGTGTTAATGATGGGCCAGCGTTAAAGCAAGCGGATATTGGGGTAGCAATGGGGATCATGGGGACAGAAGTAGCGAAAGATGCCTCTTCCATGATTTTAACAGACGATAATTTCTCTACCATTGTAAAAGCAGTATCGAATGGTCGTAGTTTATATGCCAATATTAAAAATGCGATTATGTTCTTATTGTCCGGGAATGCTGGAGCGATTTTTGTTGTACTATACGCAACACTTTTTGCTTTACCTGCTCCATTTGCGCCTGTTCATTTACTATTTATTAACCTACTGACAGACAGTTTACCAGCCATTGCAATCGGGTTAGAGCCGCACAATAAAAAGGTCATGAAAGAAAAACCTCGAAACATTCATGAACCTCTATTAAATAAAAAATTTGCTTCTCAAGTAGGGTTAGAAGGTCTGATTATTGCTGCAGTAACGATTATAGCATTCCAAATGGGCTTATCCACTGGAGATGTAACCGTTGCGAGTACGATGGCCTTTGCAACATTGTGTTTATCGAGATTGTTCCATGGGTTTAACTGCCGTTCAAATGAATCGATTTTCAAGATTGGCATTTTTTCAAACATAGCTGTATGGATTGCGTTTTTACTTGGTGTCGCACTTTTAAATAGTGTATTAATCTTTGGTTTATTTGAAGTTGCGGCGTTAAATCAATCTCAACTGTTAACGATCTATGGATTAGCGTTTGTGCCATTTATTATTATTCAAATAGATAAATTATTTTTTTCTAAATAA
- a CDS encoding aldehyde dehydrogenase family protein, whose amino-acid sequence MSKEPITVNAIINGEKIQTAKKITRENPTHPEQIVGYAPNNTKEETIQAIDAAYEAFKTWKWSDVDDRIERMNRAIQKIKDQLPEIAELLSREHGKALYDAQGEIAISLMWMEFAVENVKKVTAPEDTKHETGRTIITHDPIGVVSAITPWNYPISLSTIKIAPALLTGNTMVLKPSPFAPLAVSRVTEIIADEFPAGVLNLVNGDAEVGVELTSNPKIAKIAFTGGTNTAKHIMKAASETIKNMTLELGGNDAAIVLDDFDVNDERALRRMVISNFLTAGQICMIAKRVYVHRSIYDAFVEKYIEAANKWIKVGDPFHPDVTVGPVNNKNQVNYVKSLVEDAKNKGAKIIPLGTILNPELMDNGYFLQPTLVLGADVHDRIVVEEQFGPTVPILPFDDEEQVIELHNESIFGLTSSVWGEEEHAIRVARRIEAGTTMINTAAVQGLDVRFPFGGVKQSGVGREYGLDGIKSYTETHVINLPNELELPYIPE is encoded by the coding sequence ATGTCGAAAGAACCAATTACAGTAAACGCTATTATCAATGGCGAAAAAATACAAACAGCTAAAAAAATAACACGCGAAAATCCAACACATCCCGAACAAATTGTTGGTTACGCACCAAATAATACGAAAGAGGAAACAATCCAAGCAATTGATGCGGCTTATGAAGCATTTAAAACTTGGAAGTGGAGTGATGTTGACGATCGTATCGAAAGAATGAACCGTGCAATTCAAAAAATTAAAGACCAACTGCCTGAAATTGCGGAGTTATTATCTCGAGAACACGGTAAAGCACTTTATGATGCCCAAGGGGAAATTGCTATTTCACTAATGTGGATGGAATTTGCCGTGGAAAACGTGAAAAAAGTAACAGCTCCAGAGGATACAAAACATGAAACAGGTCGAACTATCATTACTCACGATCCAATCGGCGTAGTTTCAGCTATTACACCATGGAATTATCCAATTTCTCTATCTACAATTAAAATTGCACCTGCACTTTTAACAGGTAATACAATGGTACTAAAACCAAGTCCATTTGCACCTTTAGCAGTAAGTCGCGTAACAGAAATCATTGCCGATGAATTCCCTGCTGGTGTATTGAACTTAGTAAACGGTGATGCAGAAGTCGGAGTTGAGCTAACATCTAACCCGAAAATTGCAAAAATCGCCTTTACAGGTGGTACTAATACAGCCAAACATATTATGAAAGCCGCATCTGAAACAATTAAAAATATGACATTAGAACTTGGTGGTAATGATGCAGCCATCGTATTAGATGACTTTGATGTGAACGACGAACGTGCATTACGCAGAATGGTAATTTCCAACTTCTTAACGGCTGGTCAAATTTGTATGATTGCAAAACGCGTCTATGTCCACCGTTCAATTTACGATGCGTTTGTTGAAAAATATATCGAAGCAGCAAATAAATGGATTAAAGTCGGTGACCCATTCCACCCGGATGTTACAGTAGGTCCAGTGAATAACAAAAATCAAGTAAACTATGTGAAAAGCTTAGTGGAAGATGCAAAAAATAAAGGTGCAAAAATCATTCCATTAGGAACAATTCTAAATCCAGAATTAATGGATAACGGCTACTTCCTACAACCAACACTTGTATTAGGTGCGGATGTGCATGATCGTATTGTAGTCGAAGAACAATTCGGCCCAACTGTACCAATTCTACCATTTGATGATGAAGAGCAAGTTATCGAGTTGCATAACGAAAGCATCTTTGGTTTAACAAGTTCCGTTTGGGGCGAAGAAGAACATGCTATTCGAGTAGCTCGTCGTATTGAAGCAGGGACAACGATGATTAACACTGCCGCAGTTCAAGGCTTAGACGTACGCTTCCCATTCGGAGGGGTAAAACAATCAGGGGTTGGCCGTGAATACGGCTTAGATGGCATTAAATCCTACACAGAAACACATGTCATTAATTTACCGAACGAATTAGAATTACCATACATTCCAGAATAA
- a CDS encoding SLC13 family permease translates to MFYSILIILAIIIAIYLGEKFDINTGLVALAFAYIIGCFVLGMSISDLLATFPIKLFLVIFTLALFFNFAVVNGTLEKIAHLLLYRFQKQTKWLPLILYFVTALVSGMGAGFFTSVAVMGAIAMALCKSSGMNKLHASFAVSLGSLSGANFMYSAHGVLFNSLLSETAVADIAGALTRDIFIVSFIYPIFIMLILMFFDRKNSQIGDLNIEKPDAFTKKQKVNISLIVLLMVLVLGVPMLANFMPDNETIQFINSRTDITLLAVVFAIVAYLLKLAGDQPKEVMARVPWGTLWLVSGVGMLIDVAVEAGTIDLLASMINNMPPFIVPITVAIIAGIMSIFSSTLGVVAPLMFPMIAGIIGPTDYSASLIAVAIIIGAQSTALAPFSTGGSLILGNSGLDEEESKKFYSDLLYKATPLGLGFAVVATLILMFIL, encoded by the coding sequence ATGTTCTATTCTATTTTAATTATATTAGCGATCATTATAGCAATTTATTTGGGCGAAAAGTTTGATATTAATACGGGTTTAGTTGCTTTAGCATTCGCATATATCATTGGTTGTTTTGTTTTAGGGATGTCCATTAGTGATTTATTAGCCACATTCCCAATCAAGTTATTTTTAGTTATTTTTACTTTAGCACTCTTCTTTAATTTTGCAGTAGTAAATGGAACTTTAGAAAAAATTGCTCATTTACTATTATATAGATTTCAAAAACAAACAAAATGGTTACCTTTAATATTATATTTTGTTACAGCATTAGTTTCAGGAATGGGTGCTGGTTTCTTTACATCTGTTGCTGTTATGGGCGCGATTGCAATGGCATTATGTAAATCGTCTGGAATGAATAAATTGCATGCTTCATTCGCAGTTTCGTTAGGTTCACTTTCGGGTGCGAATTTCATGTATAGTGCACATGGAGTTTTATTTAACTCTTTGTTAAGTGAAACAGCTGTTGCGGATATTGCGGGTGCTTTAACAAGAGATATCTTTATTGTCTCGTTTATTTACCCAATATTTATTATGTTAATTCTGATGTTTTTTGATAGAAAAAACAGTCAAATTGGCGATTTGAATATTGAGAAGCCAGATGCGTTTACAAAAAAGCAAAAAGTGAATATTTCTTTAATTGTTCTACTGATGGTTCTTGTACTTGGTGTACCGATGCTAGCGAATTTTATGCCTGACAATGAAACAATTCAGTTTATTAACTCACGTACGGATATTACTTTACTAGCAGTGGTGTTCGCAATAGTAGCGTACTTATTAAAATTAGCTGGAGATCAACCAAAAGAAGTAATGGCTAGAGTACCTTGGGGCACATTATGGTTAGTGTCAGGGGTAGGGATGCTAATAGATGTGGCAGTAGAGGCTGGTACAATTGATTTATTAGCTTCAATGATTAATAACATGCCACCGTTTATTGTTCCGATTACTGTAGCGATCATTGCCGGTATTATGTCAATCTTTAGTAGTACATTAGGTGTTGTTGCGCCGCTTATGTTCCCGATGATTGCGGGAATTATTGGACCAACAGACTATAGTGCTTCCTTGATTGCGGTTGCGATTATTATTGGTGCCCAATCAACCGCTTTAGCACCATTCTCTACAGGTGGTAGTTTAATACTAGGTAACAGCGGTTTAGATGAAGAAGAATCGAAGAAATTTTATAGTGATTTACTATATAAAGCAACACCACTTGGGTTAGGGTTTGCGGTAGTTGCCACATTAATATTAATGTTTATTTTATAG
- a CDS encoding 2OG-Fe(II) oxygenase, translating into MDVKDAQVREQTIFSHNGNRIKTEDRDIHIIARFEEPLVVVLGSVLDDEECEALIELSKERLQRSKIGSTKEVSDVRTSSGAFLTDVKSDILARVEKRVSTIMGIPLDHGEGLHILNYKPGQEYKEHYDYFAPTSKAAKNNRISTLVLYLNDVEEGGTTFFPKLNLTVCPQKGMAVYFEYFYNDPMLNELTLHAGTPVVKGEKWIATQWMRRQRVE; encoded by the coding sequence ATGGATGTTAAAGATGCACAAGTAAGGGAACAAACGATATTTAGCCATAATGGTAATCGAATTAAGACAGAAGACAGAGACATTCATATCATTGCTAGATTTGAAGAACCGCTAGTCGTCGTTTTAGGCTCAGTACTAGATGATGAGGAATGTGAGGCGCTAATTGAGTTGTCAAAAGAGCGCCTTCAGCGATCTAAAATCGGTAGTACAAAAGAAGTCAGTGATGTACGAACAAGTAGCGGCGCATTTTTAACAGACGTCAAGAGTGATATTCTGGCGCGGGTTGAAAAAAGAGTTTCGACCATTATGGGAATTCCTTTAGATCATGGGGAAGGACTGCATATACTGAACTACAAACCGGGTCAAGAATACAAAGAACATTACGATTATTTCGCTCCAACGAGTAAGGCTGCTAAAAACAATCGGATTAGCACGCTCGTATTATACTTAAACGATGTGGAAGAGGGCGGAACAACCTTTTTCCCGAAACTAAATTTAACTGTTTGTCCGCAAAAGGGTATGGCAGTGTACTTTGAATATTTTTATAATGATCCAATGTTAAATGAGTTAACGCTACACGCAGGAACTCCTGTTGTAAAAGGAGAAAAGTGGATCGCTACTCAATGGATGCGAAGACAGAGAGTCGAATAG